The following coding sequences lie in one Arachis hypogaea cultivar Tifrunner chromosome 4, arahy.Tifrunner.gnm2.J5K5, whole genome shotgun sequence genomic window:
- the LOC112796291 gene encoding golgin candidate 6 isoform X3, producing the protein MGKIALILLCVILFTQLVLIRLIYQSHYYHISALPPLFGTTECCCLSHCRFIYCKVIIDNGISSSKNTALLTNSSQRLQEAILNIPRGITRLIDMLMDRELQVIRNEALLLLIVIFEGAFEKILSIIRGEGNSDGGVVVQVC; encoded by the exons ATGGGTAAGATCGCTTTGATTCTTCTTTGTGTCATTTTATTTACGCAGCTAGTTTTGATCCGTTTAATTTACCAGAGTCACTATTATCATATCTCGGCACTGCCGCCCTTGTTTGGAACTACTGAATGTTGTTGTCTCAGCCACTGTCGATTTATCTATTGCAAAGTCATAATTGATAATGGCATTAGTTCCTCAAAAAATACTGCCCTTCTCACTAATTCTTCACAGAG GTTGCAGGAAGCTATATTGAACATCCCTCGTGGAATAACACGGCTAATAGATATGCTCATGGATCGCGAG CTCCAGGTAATAAGGAACGAAGCCTTATTGCTTCTTATTGTCATCTTTGAAGGTGCATTTGAGAAGATTTTGAGTATCATAAGAGGTGAAGGAAATTCAGATGGTGGAGTTGTTGTACAG GTTTGTTGA
- the LOC112796291 gene encoding uncharacterized protein isoform X1, with the protein MGKIALILLCVILFTQLVLIRLIYQSHYYHISALPPLFGTTECCCLSHCRFIYCKVIIDNGISSSKNTALLTNSSQRLQEAILNIPRGITRLIDMLMDRELQVIRNEALLLLIVIFEGAFEKILSIIRGEGNSDGGVVVQIVDIGKTLPLFIEFQTLGDRM; encoded by the exons ATGGGTAAGATCGCTTTGATTCTTCTTTGTGTCATTTTATTTACGCAGCTAGTTTTGATCCGTTTAATTTACCAGAGTCACTATTATCATATCTCGGCACTGCCGCCCTTGTTTGGAACTACTGAATGTTGTTGTCTCAGCCACTGTCGATTTATCTATTGCAAAGTCATAATTGATAATGGCATTAGTTCCTCAAAAAATACTGCCCTTCTCACTAATTCTTCACAGAG GTTGCAGGAAGCTATATTGAACATCCCTCGTGGAATAACACGGCTAATAGATATGCTCATGGATCGCGAG CTCCAGGTAATAAGGAACGAAGCCTTATTGCTTCTTATTGTCATCTTTGAAGGTGCATTTGAGAAGATTTTGAGTATCATAAGAGGTGAAGGAAATTCAGATGGTGGAGTTGTTGTACAG ATTGTTGATATTGGCAAAACTCTGCCATTATTCATAGAGTTTCAAACCTTAGGTGACAGGATGTGA
- the LOC112796291 gene encoding golgin candidate 6 isoform X2: MGKIALILLCVILFTQLVLIRLIYQSHYYHISALPPLFGTTECCCLSHCRFIYCKVIIDNGISSSKNTALLTNSSQRLQEAILNIPRGITRLIDMLMDRELQVIRNEALLLLIVIFEGAFEKILSIIRGEGNSDGGVVVQVCGTY; this comes from the exons ATGGGTAAGATCGCTTTGATTCTTCTTTGTGTCATTTTATTTACGCAGCTAGTTTTGATCCGTTTAATTTACCAGAGTCACTATTATCATATCTCGGCACTGCCGCCCTTGTTTGGAACTACTGAATGTTGTTGTCTCAGCCACTGTCGATTTATCTATTGCAAAGTCATAATTGATAATGGCATTAGTTCCTCAAAAAATACTGCCCTTCTCACTAATTCTTCACAGAG GTTGCAGGAAGCTATATTGAACATCCCTCGTGGAATAACACGGCTAATAGATATGCTCATGGATCGCGAG CTCCAGGTAATAAGGAACGAAGCCTTATTGCTTCTTATTGTCATCTTTGAAGGTGCATTTGAGAAGATTTTGAGTATCATAAGAGGTGAAGGAAATTCAGATGGTGGAGTTGTTGTACAG GTGTGTGGCACTTATTAA